The nucleotide sequence taatagAGACAGTTTGAAAATATAGTGGAGTAGTaaacaacagtccaaacacaACACCCTTAAGACAGGTTCATACACAGCCAAGGGTCACAGAATCAAAGCAAGTTCAGTAGTCATAAACAGCggtcaagggatttggggatacatagaaCACATGATTGTAAACACATAACAAGCAAAGGTCTTAGGAATTGGTACAAGCATGCTTAGACACAACTGATCAGACATAGTCACAGAACTAGCAATTCTTAAGGGGGTTCagtataagatccacatgattcAATCCCAGAACCATACTAGTTAGGAGTGCAGACTACTTAGAGGGGGTAACATGCTCATACATATTCTAAGGAAGAGGAGTTCACAACATGCTAATCATGCAAGCATATTAACTGCaggtttcacaacaaaaccataagtaaaagcaaactagaaacatgatgaactgaagcaataaaagaaccatATTGTTTTTGGAACTTGAACTGAAATTAGAACATATCAGTAAAGAAGACAGTAGGCAAGAGTGAAAGAGTAGGAGAGCACAATAGTTAGCCCTTCGCTTGTAGCCAGCTAACTCAtaatagtagcaagtagcacaaaagagagagagagcagaaaaTTTAAGTGTGTGAGAGAGAGCTTTTGAACCAAAGTGTTTGTGTCCTTGTGTTAatgagtgtgtgtgtatatatagtagtttgaaattagataaaaatatgtaagtttcatagtagcatagtaattatggaacttaGAATTAATTAGAGTAAAATCATGACAAGTActccttaagttaagggaattaatTCAAACAGTAAGAACAAGTAGcatataaggaaagaaatcagtgtatgactaataaggaaagaatcaaatccagtaagtatagggtaaacaattagggctaagttcagaaaaactctaattaaggaaatagttcagtaagaataaagtaccacagCAGACAAGGTAGGCGAATCAGTTAATTTGAATAGAAAAGGTAAAACTTGAGGGTTTAAAGGAAGGTCTTTCAATCAAACCCCAAAAATAGGGAACCCCGAATCAATCAAAGAAGGAGTCATGATTCAAtattcaacatataaatagagtaatatAGGAATAACCAATCATAGCAAACATGCAGGTTAAACAGTAtcgatagaaagaggcaagtctgGACAATCAAGATGAATATAATCacatagaggtgatataagttaggcataagaaactcagtagaaacacATTCGAAGTGAAATAGTCATAGAAACTCAAACAAGAGCAAGATAGTCACAAAATCAAACGAAAAAccctagaaaattagggctttcaacataggcaAGTTGAAGAGGTAGTAAACTCACAGAATCAGTCGAAGTATGcgaaaaatagaagtttaaacataaaaaatcAGTTTAAATAAAGTTTcagaagaagttccgaaaaccctaattttagaagaagatAAAAACTCTTGAAATCACATGGTTCTTGTAAAGATTTACAAGGATAGTGTAAAACATCAAAAAAGCAAACTCAAATCGTTTTAAAATcgtacagatctaggagatgtaggcagaaattagggtttcaaaagaaacccaaatagagatgaaagaacctgtctagaatcccaaggatcgtaaTAAATACAACacgattttgctcgaaatcacactgaagtagccaagaacagactAGTGACGAACCCTAGAAGCAAGTCGGCGTGGCCCTGGGCCCTtaaagaccttagagaaggcaagcaggcaatagaggagccattggaggcttaggagttgaaAGGAGATCACCAGAGAAGATCAGAGAAGAAGGTTGGCGGCTGAAggagctagggttaggttgagtggttgagagaggagaggagatgagagaatacagatGTGGCGGTCTCTGAATAATgaactagggttaggggtcgtttggaattaaaaatggtaagggctAATACGGGTCGTTGATCTCTTAGATCAACCGCCATGATTCAATTGATACTGGTTCGGGTAggcgggtttagggtttgggtcgggtagtttagtatgaaattgggctggggatgGGTTtaatttgggctaaaattgaaatgcaaatctagctatattttaaatagccaatttttccctatataatttacaataaataatagataatttctgaaaaataattttgtatactaaaatgatttaaaatatatatttaacattttaaaaatatataaggtcaattttatgcatataaacgtaattatacattaataaggctaatgttgcaattatatgcaatttagctttaaaaatacagaATGCAATtattaaaatgcataaaaatattttaaccatattttggcataaacatagaaattaaatgactaaatcaccccaaaaataatttgagggataattattggggattttatgagtaaaagggaaggaaataaatcaatttaaatccttaaaattatgggaaaaattataaaaaccttgtgcatgcttatatatatatatatgtatctgcTATTGTAAAGGTATTtattcatataaaaaatataggaaaaaattgagtatcaacagggTCTTAAAAAGCAACACGACTAGTCAGGTCGTTACACTGATGATGCCAAAACTTCTAATGAACCTTCTGTAATAGCCTGATAATCCCAATAACCCTCTCAAATGTTTAAGGGTAGTAGGAATGGGCCAATTCTGTATAGACATGATCTTCTGAGGGTCTGTAGAGACACATTCAGCAGTAATGAAATGCCCAAGGTATTCAATCCTTTGAACTCCAAAAAAACACTTGCTTATCTTAGCAAATAACTGTTGCCTCCTCATTTCTTCAAATACCAGTTGTAAGTGTTGTAGATGATCTTGTATACACTTGCggtatatcaagatatcatcaaagaAAACCAGAACAAACTTCCTCAAAAACTGATAGAATACAGAATTCATAAAATCTTGGAAGGTAGCTGGTGCATTAGATAAGCCAAAGGGCATAACAAGGTACTCATAATGACTTGAATGAGTCCTAAAAGTTTTCTTAGGAATGTCATCAACAACCATTCTTAGCTAATGATAGCCTGATCTGAGATTTATCTTAGAAAAAACCGCCGAACCTCCCAATTCATCCAACAGATCTTCTACAATAGGAATTAGGAATTTGTTCTTGATAGTCTGTTTGTATAGATCCCTGTAGTCTACATACAACCTCTAagtaccatctttctttcctACCAAAATTATAGGAGAAGCAAAGGGACTGCTACTAGGCTGAATTATGCCTTGATCCAACATTTGTTTCACCAGACCTTCAATAATATCCATCTTTACTGCAGGATATCTGTAAGGTCTTTTGTTTATATGTTCTATTCCATTTTGAAGGATAATCTGGTGATCAAATATCCCCTAGATGGTGGTAATACAGTAGGTTTAACAAACAAATCCTTATACTTTTCTAGCAATGCTGTCAAATCAGGATTATTGCTACAATTTCAATACTAGTCTCCAAAGAATACCACTGCATACTTATATCTTCTACACATGGAATAACCTGAATCATTGCAAGTTGAGGCTGATTACCTGACAACTTAGCTATCTTTCCAGCATTGACAGACTTGATTTGATTCTCCGCACCTCTGAGCACATGCTTTATTTTCTTGTAGAAGAACTCCATAGTAAGCTTCttgaaattcatcttgatatCTCCAAGAGTAACCAGCCATTCTATACCTAATACCACATCATAGTTTGCCAGAGGTAATAACATGAAGTTGGCTTCAAACTCAGCACCCTGCAATAGCCAAGACAATCTGCAAACCTTATCTACCTTCATGCCACTACCATTTGCAGCAGCCACTATCTGAGAGCAGGTAGTTGTTGCAGGACACCTTAGCTGTTTTACTAAACCAGAATTGATGAAGTTGTGTGTACTCCCGGTATCTATAAGAATGAGCAGAGGTTTCTTGGCATTATAGCCAGTAGCTCTCAAGCATTTGAACCCCATAGATCCATTCAATACATGAACTGAGATCTCCATATGTTCTGTTTGTTCAGCCAATTCCACTATCTGTTCTGAATCCTCAAAACTCTCAGCATCTTCAGAGTACTTAAGACTCTGCAATTCTTCAACTTCTAATGCATAAACCTGCTTAAGGTTCTTGCATTTGTGACCTGGTACATATTTCTCATTGCAGAAATAACACAATTCTTTGGCCCCTTTTTAATTGGCTTCTTTAACACTTAGCCTTCTTCTGTTGAATCCTCTACTATAGTTTGGTTGTGGATGCTTCTTGGGAGCAGGTAAGGCCAGTAATGGCTTGTTCTGGAATCTTTGATCCACATTCCTTTTAAAATTGGTAGTTTGAGCTGAAAGTAATGATATTCTTTGCACGATCTCCTTTGACTGAGCATCTATATAGGCTTCTTGCATCCTGGTTGCCTTGAGTACTTGAGCAAGTGATCTGGGATTAGTCATTTTCACAACTATGTTAAGCTGCTCTTTCAGTCCTCCTACGAAACAACTGATTGCATTTTCCTGTGATAAGTTCACCCTTGTAAGACTCCTTTCAAAAGCTGTCTTATATTCCTTCACATTACCAGTTTGAACAATCTTTTTCAATTCCTCCATATGATCATCATAATTCTCCCCAAATTTTTTAGTAAGAGCCAGAGCATACTCGGTCCACGTAGGTGGTTCAGTGTAACTCTTATACTTCATAAAGGCCTGATGCCACTCCATAGCTTCACTTTCTAAATGCAGAGAAGCCACCATAACTCTTTCCTGAGCTGGTACTCGATCGATTTGAAAGAACTGTTCCGCCTTGAACAACCATGATCTCAAATTATTTCCAAAAATCTAGGAAATGAAATCTGAGTATATTTGAAATACTGCCTACCATCTGTTTGATTTCCTTCCTCCTCAACATGATACTTCTCAGATGAATCCTTGCTGTTAGATCTAGATTTAGATCCACTAGGGCCAATTGCTTCATCTTCATTCCTTTTCGTAGAGTTCAACATTTGTTCTTTCAATTCATCTACTGCCTGATCCAAGCCCTTCAAGTGAGCAACTTCACCAGCTAAAGAGCCTACTGTTGAAATCAACTGCTGCATCAATTCTCTGTGATCACCCAGTTCTACCACTGAATTTTCAACAGATTTACTACCCTTCATCATTTTTTATATCCGAGAAtcaactgctctgataccaatgttATTCAAAATGCAGGGATTAAGAGTCATTCGAGGTTTGAATATAGCCACTAGGAGCTGAAACAGAGAAAGCTCGAAGCTCGGCTATAGTAATGAAGAAGAAAGAGAGTGTTGTAGAAAGAATTGTAAAGAGAGAGTGTTGTAGAAAGAACTGTAATTCTTATTATGATTTCTAAAATGTAATACAATCCCAATATATAATGAATTAAGCTGTGACGAGAGATTCTCTTTTAACAACTTCTCAAGTAACTCTAACTAACTTTTGGCTCCTAACTAACTTACAGAGTTGATCACTAACTATCCTAACTGTCACTCTTCTTTATTTAAACCAGCTCACTTATAGTAATTGCATCACTAATTACAATTTGTATAACATGATTCCTCCGCCCCTATTGTCCGTGCCGCAGTAATTTAATATTCCTCCATTTTCTTTGACACCCCTGCCACTCTTGGTTAGCCCCCTTCTACTTCATCCATTTATCTATTTTCTTGCATAGTATATTGCTATGTCATTTGTGTTGACGGAAGATCTTGGGGTTAGATAATCTTGACAACAAGGTGTTTGTTGTAAGTACTCTTAGACAGTAAGCAGATTCAATTCAGTTAAATTGTTGAAATTACTTGTAGTCCATCCTTCGATTGATCACTATTTCTGTCAAAGTGTATGTGTTCTTGAAAGATAAGAGATTATTGCATTGCTAGGGGTTAGGGCTGTTAACAATTtctttttcttcccctttttctatgagcattttcaatttttttgctttcttttgtattttctaaTGATGCAGTTCGAACCTTATTGGTGAATACAGCTGCTTAGATAAGTCTTGTTGCTTTTGAACTACTATAAGTTTTTTGAGTGTTTTGGATATGAAGgtctgtctttttctttttcaaacaaaccataaaaagaactataagaAGTTCTTCTCTTTGAGATAGCCAATGAATTCAGCCTCTAAGGCGTTGGTCATAATGTAGGCGAGACTGGAGAGGACCGATCTAATTGGATAGCAAGGATCAAGATAATTTGTGATATTATGGTTTAGATTGTGATTTCTTAGCAATTGGATTATTTTAAAAtgacattttgataattttttatgCTTAAAATGTGCAACTTTTTTCTAAACCAAAAACCTTGAGATCAATGAAGAGAAAAATGATTTGTCTTTGGGTTGAGACGGTGTcactttgatttattttcttccGTCTTAAGTAGTTGGATATTATCATTAAAGGTTGTGGCGGGATAAATAGAATTTATGCATAGTTAATCAGAGATCTCGAATTTAAGTCCTAGAATATAAAATCTTGGTAGAGGCACTTTCTCCTTGAATGAGCCTTACGCAATATGAATCCAAATTAATCGGATTTCAATGCAGGTATCAAATATCGGATGAGAAACCTAAAAATAAAAGATCCTCTAAAAGAGTAGTTGGATACTCAATATGCCCAAGTCTAACGGACTTTGAGAGGCTGGGCTATATCATAGGATGTGACAAAGGCATTGGTTTAGTGAGAAAGGCAGTATATCATAGGATGTGAAGTAGGCGTACTTCACGAGTTTGAATCCTCACAGGTACTAAAGCGCACTTAAAGCGGGTCTTAGTTAAGAATGccacaaatgaagaaaaaaatgtAGTTACACATATAATGCAAGAAAATAAGCTATATATTTAGACAATTATTATATAGACAAAATATTGAGCAGAGAAAAC is from Nicotiana tabacum cultivar K326 chromosome 18, ASM71507v2, whole genome shotgun sequence and encodes:
- the LOC142172652 gene encoding uncharacterized protein LOC142172652 — its product is MVASLHLESEAMEWHQAFMKYKSYTEPPTWTEYALALTKKFGENYDDHMEELKKIVQTGNVKEYKTAFERSLTRVNLSQENAISCFVGGLKEQLNIVVKMTNPRSLAQVLKATRMQEAYIDAQSKEIVQRISLLSAQTTNFKRNVDQRFQNKPLLALPAPKKHPQPNYSHKCKNLKQVYALEVEELQSLKYSEDAESFEDSEQIVELAEQTEHMEISVHVLNGSMGFKCLRATGYNAKKPLLILIDTGSTHNFINSGLVKQLRCPATTTCSQIVAAANGSGMKVDKVCRLSWLLQGAEFEANFMLLPLANYDVVLGIEWLVTLGDIKMNFKKLTMEFFYKKIKHVLRGAENQIKSVNAGKIAKLSGNQPQLAMIQGIFDHQIILQNGIEHINKRPYRYPAVKMDIIEGLVKQMLDQGIIQPSSSPFASPIILVGKKDGSEAALPDFTKTFVVETDASGYDIGAVLMQQGHPIAFISKALSHKKTLMYVYDRELLAIGHAKIRTNTKLRCVTKLMPFDYIIEYKKGAENKVAGTLSRITGAELLAMVVFPQTSDMLQSIIDNWDQDPEVKKLIEELQADSTKHPQYTWSHMQ